In one Melaminivora jejuensis genomic region, the following are encoded:
- the mutS gene encoding DNA mismatch repair protein MutS, which produces MDTTNLSAHTPMMAQYLAIKAQHPDTLLLYRMGDFYELFYADAERAAQLLDITLTQRGQSAGQPVLMAGVPFHALEQHLARLVRLGESVAIAEQVGEVGAGKGPVERKVVRVVTPGTLTDSELLSDKTEAVLLALHQGARGRCGLAWMSVTHGLVQLAECRQDELGDWLARLTPSELLHASGLGPGLQELLAGLRQSGRLACPVASRPDWQFDAGLGERKLLQALGAASLQAWQADGLAQAHAAAAALLHYAEHTQGGASVPIHGVRVQRPQELIDLPPSTRRNLELVKTLRGEDGPTLLSLLDTCMTGMGSRLLRAWLLEPQRERSAARQRLAATAALQGSLAGRSRWQDLRAELRGVCDVQRITARIALQQVRPRELLALAQSLQKSELLALATQGLEPYLTEISEQLQPPAACVQLLRAAIAAEAPALLQAGGVIAPGFDAELDELRTIRDHCDDFLLQLEARERERTGIPNLRVQFNRVHGFYIEVTASHADKVPPEWRRRQTLKNAERYITPELKAFEDKALSAQERALAREKWLYEQLLQQLQPHVPQLARLGLALAALDVLCTLAERALTLSWCAPQFVPEPCIEIEAGRHPVVEARLAETSNGAFIANHTRLSASTRMQIITGPNMGGKSTYMRQVALIVLLASMGSHVPATSCRLGPIDAIHTRIGAADDLANAQSTFMLEMTEAAQILHSATAQSLVLMDEIGRGTSTFDGLALASGIAAHLHDKTRAFTLFATHYFELTELATRHPHAVNVHVGAAESGHDIVFLHEIQPGPASRSHGVQVARLAGVPAPVLQHARRVLAELEERAGRDDLQIDLFASPVQPDATEAPPQAALPHAVQRLLAELDPDSLSPRQALEALYQLKQLAQQSQQTQQVARDAG; this is translated from the coding sequence ATGGACACCACCAACCTCAGCGCCCATACGCCCATGATGGCCCAATATCTGGCCATCAAGGCGCAGCATCCGGACACCCTGCTGCTGTACCGCATGGGCGATTTCTACGAGCTGTTCTACGCCGACGCCGAGCGCGCCGCGCAGCTGCTGGACATCACGCTGACCCAGCGCGGCCAGTCTGCCGGGCAGCCGGTGCTGATGGCCGGCGTGCCGTTTCACGCGCTGGAGCAGCACCTGGCGCGGCTGGTGCGCCTGGGCGAGTCGGTGGCGATTGCCGAGCAGGTCGGCGAGGTCGGCGCCGGCAAGGGGCCGGTGGAGCGCAAGGTGGTGCGCGTGGTCACCCCCGGCACGCTCACGGACAGCGAATTGCTGTCCGACAAGACCGAAGCCGTGCTGCTGGCGCTGCACCAGGGCGCACGCGGGCGCTGCGGCCTGGCCTGGATGAGCGTGACGCACGGCCTGGTGCAGCTGGCCGAGTGCCGCCAGGACGAGTTGGGTGACTGGCTGGCGCGCCTGACACCCAGCGAGCTGCTGCACGCCAGCGGCCTCGGCCCTGGCCTGCAGGAGCTGCTGGCCGGCCTGCGCCAGTCGGGCCGGCTGGCCTGCCCGGTCGCCAGCCGGCCCGACTGGCAGTTCGACGCCGGCCTGGGCGAGCGCAAACTGCTGCAGGCGCTGGGCGCGGCCAGTCTGCAGGCCTGGCAGGCCGACGGTCTGGCGCAGGCCCACGCCGCCGCCGCCGCGCTGCTGCACTACGCCGAGCACACCCAGGGCGGCGCCAGCGTGCCCATCCACGGCGTGCGCGTGCAGCGCCCGCAGGAGCTGATCGACCTGCCGCCCAGCACCCGGCGCAACCTGGAACTGGTCAAGACGCTGCGCGGCGAGGACGGGCCGACGCTGCTGTCGCTGCTGGACACCTGCATGACCGGCATGGGCAGCCGTCTGCTGCGCGCCTGGCTGCTGGAGCCGCAGCGCGAGCGCAGCGCAGCGCGCCAGCGGCTGGCCGCCACGGCGGCGCTGCAAGGCTCCCTGGCCGGGCGCAGTCGCTGGCAGGACTTGCGTGCCGAGCTGCGCGGCGTATGCGACGTGCAGCGCATCACCGCCCGCATTGCCCTGCAGCAGGTGCGCCCGCGCGAGCTGCTGGCGCTAGCCCAGTCGCTACAAAAATCAGAGCTTCTGGCGCTTGCCACACAAGGGCTGGAGCCGTATTTGACTGAAATTTCAGAACAGTTGCAGCCGCCTGCAGCGTGCGTGCAGCTGCTGCGCGCCGCCATCGCCGCCGAGGCGCCGGCGCTGCTGCAGGCCGGCGGCGTGATTGCGCCGGGCTTCGATGCCGAACTCGATGAGCTGCGCACCATCCGCGACCACTGCGACGACTTCCTGCTGCAGCTCGAAGCACGCGAGCGCGAACGCACCGGCATCCCCAATCTGCGCGTGCAGTTCAACCGGGTACACGGTTTTTACATCGAAGTCACCGCCAGCCACGCCGACAAGGTGCCGCCCGAGTGGCGCCGGCGCCAGACGCTGAAGAACGCCGAGCGCTACATCACGCCCGAGCTGAAGGCCTTCGAGGACAAGGCGCTATCGGCGCAGGAGCGCGCCCTGGCGCGCGAGAAATGGCTGTACGAGCAGCTGCTGCAGCAACTGCAGCCGCACGTGCCGCAGCTGGCCCGCCTGGGCTTGGCGCTGGCGGCGCTGGACGTGCTGTGTACCCTGGCCGAGCGCGCGCTGACGCTGTCGTGGTGCGCGCCGCAGTTCGTGCCCGAGCCGTGCATCGAGATCGAGGCCGGGCGCCATCCGGTGGTCGAGGCACGGCTGGCCGAGACATCAAACGGCGCCTTCATCGCCAACCACACGCGCTTGAGTGCCAGCACGCGGATGCAGATCATCACCGGCCCCAACATGGGCGGCAAATCGACCTACATGCGCCAGGTGGCGCTGATCGTGCTGCTGGCCAGCATGGGCAGCCATGTGCCGGCAACGAGCTGCCGCCTGGGGCCGATCGATGCCATTCACACGCGCATCGGCGCCGCCGACGACCTGGCCAACGCCCAGTCCACCTTCATGCTGGAGATGACCGAGGCGGCGCAGATCCTGCACAGCGCCACGGCGCAGTCGCTGGTGCTGATGGACGAGATCGGGCGCGGCACCAGTACCTTCGACGGTCTGGCGCTGGCCAGCGGCATCGCCGCGCATCTGCACGACAAAACGCGCGCCTTCACCCTGTTTGCCACGCACTACTTCGAGCTGACCGAGCTGGCGACGCGCCATCCGCACGCCGTGAACGTACACGTGGGCGCAGCCGAATCGGGCCATGACATCGTGTTCCTGCACGAGATCCAGCCCGGCCCGGCCAGCCGCAGCCACGGCGTGCAGGTGGCGCGCCTGGCCGGTGTGCCGGCCCCGGTGCTGCAGCACGCGCGCCGCGTGCTGGCCGAGCTGGAAGAGCGAGCCGGGCGTGACGATTTGCAGATCGACCTGTTTGCCAGCCCGGTGCAGCCCGATGCTACCGAAGCTCCGCCGCAAGCCGCCCTGCCCCATGCCGTGCAGCGCCTGCTGGCCGAGCTCGACCCCGACAGCCTGAGCCCGCGCCAGGCGCTGGAGGCGCTGTATCAGCTCAAGCAACTGGCGCAGCAGTCGCAGCAGACGCAGCAGGTGGCGCGGGATGCGGGCTGA
- a CDS encoding glycosyltransferase family 39 protein, translating to MRAEAPVGTAAAATSSPAPALAAPGQPALPWRAALAAAALYALVWSLLPPLLESSFPLDVVESLTWGREWQWGYYKHPPLSPWALHVFHRAFGDVGPFLLSQTCIAATLWLVWLTGRRLVDRQRAFIGTALTLGVVFYTRPALEFNHNIAQMPLWAALAWAMLAALQDGRLRQWLLLGLLAGLGMLTKYSMAIILACLALYLLASPARRTLLRPGPWLALLVLALVLAPHLWWLQQSGWLPMSYASERSATSSRHPHLAALGFLGVQVLNHVPLLVIALVAALRARTRVMASPEQESGRAGLVQPPSKLHTAWPGYLLTIALLPGLLVTLLGLVLGLRIRDMWGVPMWAFSGLLLAAWLPHRWLAAMRAPLLRGVLVWLALATLLSLGWLAWGAQWRGRPARTDWPQAALAAQAQAQWAGLSHCPLRVVAGNYWLAGLVAVPAGPQTSVLITGDARYSPWVTRARLLEQGALWLREGNEADEPPAPLDGIAAGPDGSPDEAAGMVTRDGTWQLPWPHAPAGPPLVLHWRIYVPAACARVAAGDQGQQSSASASAS from the coding sequence ATGCGGGCTGAAGCACCGGTGGGCACGGCAGCGGCTGCCACTTCCAGCCCCGCCCCGGCGCTCGCGGCCCCTGGCCAGCCCGCCCTGCCCTGGCGCGCCGCGCTGGCCGCAGCGGCGCTGTATGCACTGGTCTGGTCGCTGCTGCCGCCGCTGCTGGAATCGAGCTTCCCACTGGACGTGGTGGAGAGCCTCACCTGGGGCCGCGAGTGGCAGTGGGGCTATTACAAGCACCCGCCGCTGTCGCCCTGGGCGCTGCATGTGTTTCACCGGGCGTTTGGCGATGTCGGGCCGTTCCTGCTCAGCCAAACCTGCATTGCGGCGACGCTGTGGCTGGTCTGGCTGACGGGCCGGCGGCTGGTGGACAGGCAGCGCGCCTTCATCGGCACGGCGCTGACCCTGGGCGTGGTCTTCTACACCCGCCCGGCGCTGGAGTTCAACCACAACATCGCCCAGATGCCGCTGTGGGCGGCGCTGGCCTGGGCCATGCTGGCGGCGCTGCAGGACGGGCGGCTGCGCCAGTGGCTGCTGCTGGGCCTGCTGGCCGGCCTGGGGATGCTGACCAAGTATTCGATGGCCATCATCCTGGCCTGCCTGGCGCTGTACCTGCTGGCCAGCCCGGCGCGGCGCACCCTGCTGCGGCCCGGGCCGTGGCTGGCGCTGCTGGTGCTGGCGCTGGTGCTGGCGCCGCACCTGTGGTGGCTGCAGCAAAGCGGCTGGCTGCCCATGAGCTACGCCAGCGAGCGCTCGGCCACCAGCAGCCGCCACCCGCATCTGGCGGCACTAGGCTTTCTGGGGGTGCAGGTGCTCAACCACGTGCCGCTGCTGGTGATCGCCCTGGTGGCGGCGCTGCGCGCGCGCACCCGGGTGATGGCCAGTCCCGAGCAGGAAAGCGGGCGGGCCGGTCTGGTGCAGCCCCCGTCCAAACTGCACACGGCCTGGCCCGGCTATCTGCTGACCATCGCCTTGCTGCCGGGCCTGCTGGTCACGCTGCTAGGCCTGGTGCTGGGCCTGCGCATCCGCGACATGTGGGGCGTGCCCATGTGGGCCTTCAGCGGCCTGCTGCTGGCCGCCTGGCTGCCGCATCGCTGGCTGGCCGCCATGCGCGCGCCGCTGCTGCGCGGCGTACTGGTTTGGCTGGCGCTGGCCACGCTGCTGTCGCTGGGCTGGCTGGCCTGGGGCGCGCAGTGGCGCGGGCGCCCCGCGCGCACCGACTGGCCGCAGGCCGCGCTGGCGGCGCAGGCGCAGGCGCAGTGGGCCGGGCTGTCGCATTGCCCGCTGCGCGTGGTGGCTGGCAACTACTGGCTGGCCGGGCTGGTGGCAGTGCCTGCTGGGCCGCAAACTTCGGTGCTGATCACCGGCGACGCGCGCTATTCGCCCTGGGTCACGCGCGCGCGGCTGCTGGAGCAAGGCGCCCTGTGGCTGCGCGAGGGCAATGAGGCGGACGAGCCGCCGGCGCCGCTGGACGGCATCGCAGCCGGCCCGGACGGTTCACCGGATGAGGCAGCAGGCATGGTGACCCGGGACGGCACCTGGCAACTGCCCTGGCCGCACGCTCCGGCCGGGCCGCCGCTGGTGCTGCATTGGCGTATTTATGTGCCGGCAGCCTGCGCGCGCGTTGCTGCAGGCGATCAGGGGCAGCAGTCCAGCGCGTCGGCGTCGGCATCCTGA